Proteins encoded in a region of the Misgurnus anguillicaudatus chromosome 9, ASM2758022v2, whole genome shotgun sequence genome:
- the LOC129424106 gene encoding proteinase-activated receptor 1-like, with protein sequence MLYCCLFTGGKILQKQTISFILFSLIMEKLKTTHPYNSTDLSAFKLIKTTQNVVTYTISKKAVLFLKGLLVTRVMPSFYILLFIISFPLNALAMVTFTCKIKENKPAVIYMSNLACVDLLFTLLLPLKIHYHLNGSDWVFGEVACRVLSAAFYCYMYCSILLMMCMSVDRLLAVVFPIASLTWRTTRNSAYVCVLVWLLALAGTVPLLSITQTLDIKHVGMTCHDTLRHGDNKDQMYMHLFSILSCLYFFLPLVITLACYSRIIYALSVKSGRLATSSSTSNKRMRAVIMTIATMIEFVVCFAASNAILLYHCVVLITGGTRGEGNASYMAYMLAVCAGSSSVFLDPLLYYYGSSQCRQQIRSVFWWKKTKRATKLSNTPELCI encoded by the coding sequence ATGTTGTACTGCTGTTTATTTACAGGGGGAAAAATTCtccaaaaacaaacaataagcTTCATCTTATTTTCTCTTATAATGGAAAAGCTCAAAACTACACATCCGTATAACAGCACTGATCTGAGTGcatttaaattaatcaaaacTACACAGAACGTGGTGACATACACCATCTCAAAGAAAGCTGTGCTCTTCCTCAAAGGCCTGCTGGTCACACGTGTCATGCCCTCTTTCTACATCCTGCTCTTCATCATTAGTTTCCCCTTAAACGCTTTGGCTATGGTGACGTTCACCTGTaagattaaagaaaataaaccgGCTGTGATCTACATGTCAAACCTGGCGTGTGTGGATCTGCTCTTCACCCTGCTGCTTCCTTTGAAGATCCACTATCATCTGAACGGATCTGATTGGGTGTTTGGTGAGGTGGCGTGTCGCGTGTTAAGCGCTGCTTTCTACTGCTACATGTACTGCTCCATACTGCTGATGATGTGTATGAGTGTAGACAGACTGCTGGCTGTGGTTTTCCCCATCGCCTCTCTGACCTGGAGGACAACGAGGAATTCTGCTTACGTTTGTGTGTTGGTCTGGTTGCTGGCACTCGCTGGTACAGTGCCACTTCTCTCTATAACGCAAACATTGGACATCAAACATGTGGGCATGACCTGCCATGATACATTGCGTCATGGAGACAATAAAGATCAGATGTACATGCACCTGTTCTCCATTCTGTCCTGTCTTTACTTTTTCCTGCCGCTGGTCATCACTTTGGCGTGTTACTCTAGAATTATATATGCACTCAGTGTCAAATCTGGTCGTTTAGCAACATCATCATCAACCTCAAATAAACGAATGAGAGCCGTGATTATGACTATTGCCACAATGATAGAGTTTGTGGTTTGTTTTGCAGCAAGTAATGCAATCTTGTTGTATCACTGTGTTGTTTTGATCACAGGAGGCACCAGAGGAGAGGGAAACGCATCATATATGGCTTACATGTTAGCTGTGTGTGCAGGGAGCTCAAGTGTTTTTCTGGATCCTCTGCTGTATTATTATGGGTCGTCTCAGTGCAGACAGCAGATCAGATCTGTGTTTTGGTGGAAGAAAACAAAAAGAGCTACAAAGTTATCAAACACTCCTGAGCTGTGCATATAA